The proteins below are encoded in one region of Effusibacillus dendaii:
- the fliG gene encoding flagellar motor switch protein FliG — MARAPKLSGRQKAAILLVSLGPEISAKIFKHLRDDEVEQLTLEIANVRRIEPEQKEQVLEEFHQICIAQEYISAGGIDYAKEVLEKALGNQKAIEIINRLTASLQVRPFEFARKADPNQILNFIQNEHPQIIALVLSYLEPPQAGMILSALPQELQVDVARRIALMDRTSPEVVSDVEQVLENKLSQMAVHDFSAGGGIDGIVQVLNGVDRATEKTILEALELQDPELADEIKKRMFVFEDIVLLDNRAIQRVIRDVETSDLQLALKVASEDVQGLVFKNMSKRMAETFKQDMEFMGPVRLRDVEEAQQRIVGVIRRLEESGEIVIARGGGDDVIV; from the coding sequence TAAGCATCTGCGGGATGATGAAGTGGAGCAGTTGACACTGGAAATTGCAAATGTTCGTAGGATTGAGCCGGAACAGAAAGAACAAGTTTTGGAAGAGTTCCACCAAATTTGTATAGCGCAAGAATATATTTCGGCAGGCGGTATTGATTACGCCAAGGAAGTGTTGGAGAAAGCGCTGGGAAACCAGAAGGCAATCGAAATCATTAACCGTTTGACAGCATCTTTGCAGGTAAGGCCTTTCGAGTTTGCCCGCAAGGCAGATCCGAATCAGATTTTGAACTTTATTCAGAATGAGCATCCGCAAATTATTGCATTGGTGTTGTCCTATTTGGAGCCTCCTCAGGCTGGCATGATTCTATCGGCGCTGCCGCAGGAATTGCAGGTTGATGTGGCAAGACGGATCGCTTTGATGGACCGCACTTCGCCTGAAGTGGTAAGTGATGTAGAACAAGTTTTGGAAAACAAACTGTCGCAAATGGCTGTTCATGACTTTTCGGCAGGCGGTGGCATCGACGGTATCGTACAAGTGCTTAACGGTGTCGACCGGGCGACGGAAAAAACGATTCTGGAGGCTCTGGAACTGCAGGATCCGGAACTGGCGGACGAAATCAAGAAGCGGATGTTTGTGTTCGAGGATATTGTGCTGCTTGATAACCGAGCGATTCAGCGAGTCATTCGCGATGTGGAAACATCCGATCTGCAATTGGCGTTGAAAGTGGCCAGCGAAGACGTACAGGGATTGGTGTTCAAAAATATGTCGAAACGAATGGCCGAAACATTCAAGCAGGATATGGAATTTATGGGGCCTGTCCGATTGCGTGATGTGGAAGAAGCGCAGCAGCGGATTGTAGGTGTGATCCGCCGCCTGGAAGAAAGCGGCGAAATTGTGATTGCCCGTGGCGGAGGTGATGACGTCATTGTCTAA
- the fliI gene encoding flagellar protein export ATPase FliI → MKQFPLQHYLQIIRQSSRFVHYGRVKQVIGLTIEAHGPAAKMGDVCWIYPANHNVPCMAEVVGFRDDRVLLMPLGDLGAIAPGSEVRGTGRALHVTVGAQLLGRILNGLGEPIDELGPLASSDERPTENEPPNPLARPVIRSPLSVGVRCIDSLLSVGRGQRIGIFAGSGVGKSTLLGMIARNTSADVNVIALIGERGREVREFIEKDLGPEGLARSVLVVATSDQPALVRIKGASVATAIAEYFRDQGLHVNLMMDSITRFAMAKREVGLAVGEPPATKGYPPSVFAVLPKLLERAGTSSKGTITGFYTVLVDADDLNDPVADAVRGILDGHVVLSRELANKGHFPSIDVLSSVSRVMNDLVSPDHRKAAANFKKLAAAYREAEDLIHIGAYRTGSNPIIDKSIQYRALMDQFLVQTVDEKADYETAVESLIELFGGMEL, encoded by the coding sequence ATGAAACAATTCCCTTTGCAGCATTATTTGCAAATCATCAGACAATCGTCTCGTTTTGTTCATTATGGAAGAGTCAAACAGGTCATTGGACTGACGATTGAAGCACATGGTCCAGCTGCCAAAATGGGCGATGTTTGTTGGATTTATCCGGCGAATCATAATGTGCCCTGTATGGCGGAAGTGGTTGGGTTTCGAGATGATCGCGTGTTGCTCATGCCGCTTGGCGATTTGGGAGCGATTGCGCCTGGCAGCGAAGTGAGGGGTACTGGCAGAGCGCTGCATGTCACCGTCGGTGCGCAGTTGTTGGGGAGGATTTTGAACGGACTCGGCGAGCCGATTGACGAGTTGGGACCGCTGGCAAGCAGCGACGAACGGCCGACCGAAAACGAACCTCCCAATCCTTTGGCCCGACCCGTCATCCGTTCCCCCTTAAGCGTCGGGGTAAGATGCATTGACTCGTTGTTAAGCGTAGGACGGGGACAACGGATCGGGATTTTTGCCGGCAGCGGGGTTGGCAAAAGCACTTTGCTGGGTATGATTGCCCGCAATACATCAGCCGATGTCAACGTGATTGCGTTAATCGGTGAACGGGGCAGAGAAGTCCGCGAGTTTATCGAAAAAGACCTTGGGCCGGAAGGTCTGGCTCGTTCCGTTCTGGTTGTCGCCACCTCTGATCAACCGGCGCTTGTTCGCATTAAGGGAGCTTCTGTGGCAACCGCTATCGCGGAGTATTTTCGAGACCAAGGGTTGCATGTCAATTTAATGATGGATTCCATTACCCGTTTCGCAATGGCAAAAAGGGAAGTCGGACTCGCGGTCGGGGAACCGCCTGCCACAAAAGGCTATCCCCCTTCCGTTTTTGCCGTTTTACCGAAACTTTTGGAACGGGCCGGGACAAGTTCAAAAGGTACGATTACCGGTTTTTATACCGTATTGGTGGATGCGGATGACCTTAATGATCCGGTCGCCGATGCGGTCAGAGGAATCCTGGATGGACATGTCGTATTATCTAGAGAACTTGCAAATAAAGGTCATTTTCCGTCAATTGATGTCTTAAGCAGTGTCAGCCGGGTGATGAACGATCTCGTTTCACCGGATCACCGGAAAGCAGCGGCGAATTTTAAAAAATTGGCGGCTGCCTACCGGGAGGCGGAGGATTTGATCCATATCGGGGCGTATCGCACCGGTTCAAATCCGATTATAGACAAGTCGATTCAGTACCGGGCGCTGATGGACCAGTTTTTGGTTCAAACAGTTGATGAAAAGGCGGATTACGAGACAGCCGTTGAATCGCTTATCGAGTTGTTTGGGGGAATGGAACTGTGA
- the fliH gene encoding flagellar assembly protein FliH, producing MSKIVKSFYATVNGQRRIDTIPVVTYVTPPVSGTDSTDTNDCLPVALTPEELLQEAKEQAEKILSDARTEAERILREAADQAETIRLQAKAQAEQLLDDSRREGVEQGVQEGRFAAQAEYQEQVEHLLQLIRQTEEDRQQYLLQTEPQLLQLACEIARKIIGQELATDPGWIENTVKAAIAELVDRSVVELYVHPEDAVRLLDKKDDLIAQSSGKVNLQIHADPTIEKGGCVLRTPLGTVDGRIDTQLQEVKQALLEAAATRLP from the coding sequence TTGTCTAAGATCGTGAAATCTTTTTATGCCACAGTCAATGGTCAGCGAAGGATTGATACGATTCCGGTGGTAACGTACGTCACGCCGCCTGTTTCGGGAACGGATTCGACAGATACAAACGACTGTTTACCAGTCGCCCTTACACCGGAAGAACTGTTGCAAGAGGCGAAGGAACAGGCCGAAAAAATTCTGTCGGACGCGCGTACGGAAGCGGAGCGCATTTTGCGGGAGGCGGCAGATCAAGCGGAAACGATCCGTTTGCAGGCGAAAGCGCAGGCGGAACAATTGTTAGACGACAGTCGGCGAGAAGGGGTCGAACAAGGGGTACAAGAAGGCCGATTCGCCGCGCAGGCTGAATATCAGGAGCAGGTGGAACATCTGTTGCAATTGATCCGGCAGACGGAGGAAGACCGACAGCAATATCTCCTGCAAACAGAGCCGCAGTTGCTGCAGCTTGCCTGCGAGATTGCCCGCAAAATTATTGGACAAGAATTGGCGACAGACCCCGGTTGGATAGAGAATACAGTGAAAGCGGCAATCGCAGAACTGGTCGACCGGTCTGTTGTTGAGCTGTATGTACACCCGGAAGATGCGGTTCGTTTGCTGGACAAAAAAGACGATCTGATCGCTCAATCGTCGGGCAAAGTCAACCTGCAGATACATGCGGATCCGACAATCGAGAAGGGCGGCTGTGTGCTGCGGACACCGCTTGGGACAGTGGACGGACGCATCGATACTCAACTTCAAGAGGTGAAACAGGCGTTGTTGGAGGCTGCAGCAACCCGTCTGCCATGA